The following is a genomic window from Elusimicrobiota bacterium.
CGGGGCGTCGAAGGCTTTGACCTTTTCGGAGAACTCCCTGGAACCCTTTGGCGGAAGGCCCGCCTTTTGACGCAACCAGCCAAGGGCAACAGCGGCCAGTTCGTCGCATTTCCCGCCGGGGCAGCGCTGCGAGATCATTTCCAGCCCCGGGATGGCGGTCAGGAACCAGCCTTTGGCCAAGTACATCATGAACACAGGCGTTCCCGTGTTTTTTACGGCCTTATAGTAATCCTTCACGTCATCATAAACCGGGGGCTTCGGTTCCCGAGGCTCCGTCCCATCCCAATAGCCCTTGATGCGCTCGAACCATGATCTGGCCAGGAAACAATAGCCCTCGGGCGACAGATGGATCTCATCGGCGAAATACCTATCCGCCACGACCCGGTGCGGCGATGCCTTTTCAAGCGCAGCATGAAAATCGATGAAATCCGCGCCATTGCGCTCAGCGGCGCTCTGCCATGGTTTCGCCCTTGCATCAACCTCCCGCATGTGTCGGACCATCGGCAGATCTCCATCGGATCTGCCGCCCGGCTTGCCTGTCGCCATAGCCTTGAAAAGGGCGATGAAATCACAAGTGTCCGTCAATCGACACGCAAGCAGTCTCCGATAATCATCCGTCATGGGGATGGATTTCTCCCCGGCATCGATGAGCGAATGGATAGGAGGCTCTATCTGCGAGACGGCGCTTCGGACCGGCGTCGTCACGATCACTTTAGCCCCCGTCTCCGCGGCGATCGTCACGAGCAGGTCGGCCCATCT
Proteins encoded in this region:
- a CDS encoding SGNH/GDSL hydrolase family protein, with product MGQRALLFLTSLVLVLSVLESAARLFVSSQGPVWLRDGIYLNPLPLVTGVVPQPMRRFPRGLRLPERKPSGEVRIFVFGESSVEGAPLDANASAPTMLYDMLVKAYPDRAIKVINMGRTASICASAYYYLLYARRYDPDFLIFYMGMNDGNMPGEQRWPVSRPGFHRLWRGLMGKSQLFWCARVFVPPFLWSLRPPKRPNRNPAQVRDPAQGPGALDPFPRWADLLVTIAAETGAKVIVTTPVRSAVSQIEPPIHSLIDAGEKSIPMTDDYRRLLACRLTDTCDFIALFKAMATGKPGGRSDGDLPMVRHMREVDARAKPWQSAAERNGADFIDFHAALEKASPHRVVADRYFADEIHLSPEGYCFLARSWFERIKGYWDGTEPREPKPPVYDDVKDYYKAVKNTGTPVFMMYLAKGWFLTAIPGLEMISQRCPGGKCDELAAVALGWLRQKAGLPPKGSREFSEKVKAFDAPRMFSQRLKVFTPPRKLRY